A portion of the Ignavibacteriota bacterium genome contains these proteins:
- the mutL gene encoding DNA mismatch repair endonuclease MutL, producing the protein MHRLPQHIANQIAAGEVVQRPESLVKELVENALDAGATRVTVVIAGAGKQLVQVIDDGRGMSEDDALLAFERHATSKISSADDLETISTFGFRGEALPSIASVAKVELRTRPADSDVAFLVRIEGGTLEERTRVQGEPGTSIAVKNLFFNTPARRQFLKADSTEYRHIADTVQRAIISNPDVHFTLINDGERVYDVPPMALRGRIAAVFGERAAASLVEVREETDLLTITGFVGRPDFARKTRGEQLLFVNSRSIVSRLLNHAVVSAYEHMLQQGEYPMYVLFLNLNPREIDVNVHPSKLEVKFSNERHVYSLVNAVVRRSLYGADLSPALTFRDPIPGGDETARTRLAVPGTGPADGGDRFRGIGYEHPSYADRSSAGGRMDPAAIDSLFQSLGLPSQHPSETQGDGGGQVILLPSERPVSDTSFLWQLHNKYIFTPIKSGLMIIDQHVAHERILYERALAALDHAAPFSQQLLFPHTFRVVPGDYALLVDILAELRRLGFVLRVAPPDSVTVEAVPQDVRVGMEERILEEMIEQYKEYSGTGTTDVRHNVAASYSCRAAIKTGEKLSPPEMQILIDQLFATSNPYVCPHGRPVVIRLPLDELDRRFGRTS; encoded by the coding sequence ATACACCGGCTTCCGCAGCACATCGCGAATCAGATCGCGGCGGGCGAGGTCGTGCAGCGGCCCGAGTCGCTGGTGAAGGAGCTTGTCGAAAACGCGCTCGACGCGGGCGCGACACGCGTCACAGTCGTGATCGCGGGCGCGGGCAAACAGCTTGTGCAGGTGATCGACGACGGCAGGGGCATGAGCGAGGACGATGCGCTGCTCGCCTTCGAACGGCACGCGACGAGCAAAATCTCCTCGGCCGACGATCTCGAGACCATCAGCACGTTCGGTTTCCGCGGCGAGGCGCTGCCCTCCATCGCCTCGGTCGCGAAAGTGGAATTACGCACCCGCCCCGCGGACAGCGACGTGGCCTTCCTCGTGCGCATCGAGGGAGGGACACTCGAGGAGCGCACGCGTGTGCAGGGCGAGCCCGGTACATCGATCGCCGTGAAGAATCTGTTCTTCAACACGCCCGCGCGCCGGCAGTTCCTCAAGGCCGATTCGACGGAATACCGGCACATCGCCGACACCGTGCAGCGCGCCATCATCTCGAATCCCGACGTGCACTTCACGCTCATCAACGACGGCGAACGCGTGTACGACGTGCCTCCCATGGCGCTGCGCGGACGCATCGCGGCCGTGTTCGGCGAGCGTGCCGCGGCCTCGCTGGTGGAGGTCCGCGAGGAGACCGACCTGCTCACCATCACGGGTTTTGTCGGCCGTCCCGATTTCGCACGGAAGACGCGCGGCGAGCAGTTGCTTTTTGTGAACAGCCGGAGCATCGTGAGCCGCCTGCTGAACCACGCGGTGGTGAGCGCGTACGAGCACATGCTGCAGCAGGGCGAGTATCCGATGTACGTGCTGTTCCTCAATCTCAATCCGCGCGAGATCGACGTGAACGTACATCCCTCGAAACTCGAGGTGAAGTTCAGCAATGAACGGCATGTGTATTCGCTGGTGAACGCGGTTGTGCGGCGCTCGCTGTACGGTGCGGATCTGTCGCCCGCGCTGACGTTCCGCGATCCTATACCGGGAGGAGACGAGACCGCCCGCACTCGGCTTGCGGTACCCGGCACGGGTCCTGCCGACGGCGGCGACCGCTTCCGCGGCATCGGGTACGAGCATCCGAGTTACGCCGACCGCTCGTCCGCGGGCGGGCGTATGGATCCGGCCGCCATCGACTCGCTGTTCCAATCCCTCGGCCTGCCCTCGCAGCATCCGAGCGAAACACAGGGCGACGGCGGAGGTCAGGTGATACTTCTCCCCAGTGAAAGGCCCGTGTCCGACACGTCCTTTCTCTGGCAGCTCCACAACAAATACATCTTCACGCCCATTAAAAGCGGGCTGATGATCATCGACCAGCACGTGGCGCACGAGCGCATCCTGTACGAACGCGCGCTTGCCGCGCTGGATCATGCCGCGCCTTTTTCGCAGCAGCTCCTCTTCCCGCATACCTTCCGTGTCGTGCCCGGCGATTATGCGCTGCTGGTCGACATCCTCGCCGAGCTGCGCCGCCTCGGATTTGTCCTGCGTGTCGCGCCGCCCGATTCCGTCACCGTCGAGGCCGTGCCGCAGGATGTGCGCGTGGGCATGGAGGAACGCATCCTCGAGGAGATGATCGAGCAGTACAAGGAATACAGCGGCACGGGCACCACCGACGTGCGGCACAATGTCGCCGCGTCGTACTCGTGCAGAGCCGCGATCAAGACCGGCGAGAAGCTCAGTCCTCCCGAGATGCAGATACTCATCGATCAGCTTTTTGCGACGTCGAATCCCTACGTGTGTCCGCACGGGCGCCCCGTTGTGATTCGCCTGCCGCTCGACGAACTCGATCGCCGTTTCGGACGCACAAGCTGA
- a CDS encoding 3-hydroxybutyryl-CoA dehydrogenase encodes MNLLFTGPAAIINDWISVCESHTCHVYSRDAKKTLSKHAHKIDALDDVRDLDLVFNFHVGSTPKRQALIDEIVTYTGGKVPVLCNTVAVSATEVATWTRKPACIIGVGALPGLLAGECVEVAFPHGNTRAHEAVLRGFIESVGKTMEVVADEVGLVFPRVLCSILNEALFALQQGVATEEDIETSMKLAVNYPRGPFEWGALIGWRNVYTIVTALHTTLGDDRYRPAPLLRKLALSAD; translated from the coding sequence ATGAACCTTCTCTTTACCGGCCCCGCGGCAATAATCAACGACTGGATCTCGGTCTGTGAGAGCCACACCTGCCATGTGTACAGCAGGGATGCGAAGAAGACCCTGTCGAAACATGCGCATAAAATCGACGCGCTCGACGACGTGCGTGATCTCGACCTGGTGTTCAATTTTCATGTTGGATCCACACCGAAGAGGCAGGCGCTCATCGACGAGATAGTGACCTACACCGGAGGCAAGGTGCCTGTGCTCTGCAACACTGTAGCGGTCAGTGCCACGGAGGTTGCGACATGGACGCGGAAGCCCGCCTGCATCATTGGCGTGGGCGCACTGCCTGGACTGCTTGCGGGAGAATGTGTCGAGGTGGCCTTCCCGCACGGAAACACACGTGCGCACGAAGCAGTGCTGCGCGGCTTCATCGAAAGTGTGGGCAAGACGATGGAAGTGGTTGCCGACGAGGTGGGTCTCGTGTTTCCACGAGTGCTGTGTTCCATCCTGAACGAGGCGCTGTTTGCGCTGCAGCAGGGTGTGGCCACGGAAGAGGATATCGAGACGTCGATGAAGCTCGCCGTGAATTATCCGCGCGGACCCTTCGAATGGGGGGCGCTCATCGGGTGGCGCAATGTGTACACGATAGTGACAGCGTTGCACACCACGCTCGGCGACGACCGCTACCGCCCAGCGCCGCTGCTGCGCAAACTCGCGCTCTCGGCGGACTGA
- a CDS encoding enoyl-CoA hydratase/isomerase family protein — translation MTYETLLCAVEDGVMTITLNRPDVLNAFNEQLSADLLDAFRVAGEDATVRAVVLTGTGRAFCSGQDLKDISDDPTRSLADSLRRRYNPLIRAMRALPKPILAAINGACAGAGLSLALACDMRFASERAKLIQVFIRIGLVPDSGSSWFMPHLVGYARAFELCATGRDVTAQEAAEIGLVNKVISPELLMDYTMTVAKRLATAPTQAIGQIKEMLNRAVASDLETALLFEEDMQEKAGYSHDYQEGKRAFLEKRPPKFEGR, via the coding sequence ATGACATACGAAACGCTCTTGTGTGCGGTAGAAGACGGGGTGATGACGATCACGCTCAACCGTCCGGATGTGTTGAATGCCTTCAACGAACAACTTTCCGCGGATCTGCTCGATGCGTTCCGCGTTGCGGGTGAGGATGCCACCGTGCGTGCCGTGGTGCTGACCGGTACCGGCCGCGCGTTCTGTTCCGGACAGGATCTGAAGGATATTTCCGACGATCCGACGCGCTCGTTGGCCGACAGTCTGCGACGCCGCTACAATCCGTTGATACGCGCCATGCGCGCCCTGCCGAAGCCGATACTTGCGGCGATCAACGGGGCCTGCGCGGGTGCGGGGCTGAGCCTGGCCCTCGCCTGCGATATGCGTTTTGCTTCAGAACGCGCGAAGCTCATCCAGGTGTTCATCCGTATCGGACTTGTGCCCGACTCCGGTTCGTCATGGTTCATGCCGCATCTCGTCGGCTACGCGCGCGCCTTCGAGCTGTGCGCAACCGGCCGCGATGTCACGGCGCAGGAGGCCGCGGAGATCGGTCTCGTGAACAAGGTGATCTCGCCCGAGTTACTCATGGACTACACCATGACCGTCGCGAAACGTCTTGCCACCGCGCCGACACAAGCGATCGGCCAGATCAAGGAGATGCTGAACCGCGCCGTGGCAAGCGACCTCGAAACGGCGTTGCTCTTCGAAGAGGACATGCAGGAGAAGGCCGGCTACAGCCACGACTATCAGGAAGGCAAACGCGCCTTCCTCGAAAAACGTCCGCCGAAATTCGAGGGACGATAA
- a CDS encoding methylmalonyl-CoA mutase family protein produces MEQPAYSPVHKIRFVTAASLFDGHDVSINIMRRILQAGGAEVIHLGHNRSVSEIVDAAIHEDAQGIAISSYQGGHMEYLRFMKDLLRERGADHVKIFAGGGGVIVPEEIAELHAYGIDRVFSPQDGRDLGLQGMINLMLEACDYPAGRARDIAVKNDTLLVHGTPVAELNNGLAHDRLLLAQALSVVEENTSVSIPVPEGHRVPVLGITGTGGAGKSSLTDEIVRRFLLAFPDMTMAVLSVDPSKRRTGGALLGDRIRMNAIATSDPQGSTRVFMRSFATRAANTATSAALHRSIDLCKTAGFDLVIVETAGIGQSDSAIVDLVDVSMYVMTPEYGAQTQLEKIDMLDLADLVVLNKFEKRGAEDALRDVRKQYRRNHGLWDARDEDLPVYATIASQFNDRGTNYLFASLLRLIDTKTGTAWSTDVAVDATLPDKAAVIPPERSRYLSEIADSVRDYKTWAAEQCSHARKWYQLEGAARVLAEGASRRELRISGAEGTVEIGEGALRADLLEALEAQIGHFRSLVTPENRDLLAQWNDAKQAYRQDKLVTRVRDREIVTDLYTTTLSGTRVPKVALPQFEDWGDVLRWILLENVPGSFPYAAGVFPFKRENEDPTRMFAGEGAPERTNRRFHYVSQGMPAARLSTAFDSVTLYGEDPHERPDIYGKIGNSGVSICTLDDMKKLYCGFDLCAPTTSVSMTINGPAPMILAMFMNTAIDQQVEKWLVLNGRYTEARAAIDGHFAALGMTRPVYAGVDNFTEVLDELGDSAHFAKGARVHRYFGLGTLGVHGPWLVERGLVPADVYASIAAETMANVRGTVQADILKEDQAQNTCIFSTEFALKMMGDIQDNFVRNSVRNYYSVSISGYHIAEAGANPITQLAFTLANGFTYVEYYLSRGMHIDDFAPNLSFFFSNGIDAEYSVIGRVARRIWSVAMKNLYGANDRSQKLKYHIQTSGRSLHAMEIDFNDIRTTLQALYAIYDNCNSLHTNAYDEAITTPTEESVRRALAIQLIINRELGLAKNENPLQGAFIIEELTDLVEEAVLAEFRRISDRGGVLGAMETMYQRGKIQEESLLYEHLKHSGELPIIGVNTFLRPEHLASHESQPTELIRSTEDEKVRQIENVRAFQQRNASAANAALAAVQQAAQEHANVFDRLLEAVRVASLGQISAALYAVGGQYRRNM; encoded by the coding sequence ATGGAACAGCCCGCCTACTCCCCGGTTCACAAAATCCGCTTCGTCACCGCCGCGTCGCTTTTCGACGGACACGACGTCAGCATCAATATCATGCGCCGCATACTCCAGGCCGGCGGCGCCGAGGTCATTCACCTCGGTCATAATCGCTCCGTGTCCGAAATTGTCGACGCGGCTATCCATGAGGATGCGCAGGGCATCGCCATCTCGTCCTATCAGGGCGGACATATGGAGTACCTGCGCTTCATGAAGGACTTGCTGCGCGAACGCGGCGCGGATCATGTCAAAATCTTCGCCGGCGGCGGCGGTGTGATCGTGCCCGAAGAGATCGCGGAATTACACGCCTATGGCATCGATCGTGTGTTCTCGCCGCAGGACGGACGCGACCTCGGCTTGCAGGGCATGATCAATCTCATGCTCGAGGCCTGCGACTATCCCGCGGGACGCGCGCGCGACATCGCGGTGAAAAACGATACGCTGCTCGTCCATGGCACTCCGGTCGCCGAACTCAACAACGGACTCGCACACGACCGCCTCCTCCTCGCGCAGGCCCTCAGTGTGGTCGAAGAAAATACTTCTGTCAGCATACCCGTTCCGGAAGGACACCGTGTACCCGTCCTCGGAATCACCGGCACGGGCGGCGCGGGCAAGTCGTCGCTCACGGACGAGATCGTCCGCCGCTTCCTGCTCGCGTTTCCCGACATGACCATGGCCGTGCTCTCTGTTGATCCGTCGAAACGCCGCACGGGCGGAGCCCTGCTCGGCGACCGCATCCGCATGAACGCGATCGCCACCAGCGATCCGCAGGGGAGCACGCGCGTCTTCATGCGCTCGTTTGCGACGCGGGCCGCCAACACCGCGACATCCGCCGCGCTGCACCGCTCCATCGACCTGTGCAAGACCGCGGGCTTCGATCTCGTCATCGTCGAAACCGCGGGAATAGGGCAGTCGGATTCGGCCATCGTCGATCTTGTCGATGTGTCGATGTATGTAATGACCCCGGAATACGGGGCGCAGACGCAGCTCGAAAAAATCGACATGCTCGATCTGGCCGATCTGGTCGTGCTGAACAAGTTCGAGAAACGTGGCGCCGAGGACGCGCTCCGCGACGTGCGCAAACAGTACCGCCGCAATCACGGGCTGTGGGACGCGCGCGACGAGGATCTGCCCGTCTATGCCACCATCGCCAGCCAGTTCAACGACCGAGGCACCAACTACCTCTTCGCCTCGCTGCTCCGTCTCATCGACACAAAAACCGGCACCGCGTGGAGCACCGACGTCGCCGTCGACGCGACACTTCCCGACAAGGCCGCCGTGATCCCGCCCGAACGCTCGCGCTACCTGTCGGAAATCGCCGATAGCGTGCGCGACTACAAGACGTGGGCCGCCGAGCAGTGTTCGCACGCGCGCAAGTGGTATCAGCTCGAGGGCGCAGCGCGTGTGCTCGCCGAAGGCGCGTCACGCCGCGAACTGCGCATCTCCGGCGCCGAAGGCACCGTCGAAATAGGCGAAGGCGCGCTGCGCGCGGACCTGCTCGAGGCGCTCGAAGCCCAGATCGGCCACTTCCGCTCGCTGGTTACTCCCGAGAATCGCGACCTGCTCGCGCAGTGGAACGACGCGAAACAGGCCTACCGCCAGGACAAACTTGTCACACGCGTGCGCGACCGCGAAATCGTCACCGACCTGTACACGACCACACTCTCGGGCACACGCGTCCCCAAGGTGGCGCTGCCGCAGTTCGAGGACTGGGGCGACGTGCTGCGATGGATACTGCTTGAAAATGTACCGGGTTCCTTCCCGTACGCCGCGGGTGTGTTTCCCTTCAAGCGCGAGAACGAGGATCCGACACGCATGTTTGCGGGCGAGGGCGCACCCGAGCGCACCAACCGCCGTTTCCACTACGTGTCGCAGGGCATGCCCGCCGCGCGCCTGTCCACGGCTTTCGACTCCGTGACGCTGTACGGCGAGGATCCGCACGAGCGTCCCGACATCTACGGCAAGATCGGCAACTCGGGCGTGTCGATATGCACGCTCGACGATATGAAGAAGCTCTATTGCGGCTTCGATCTCTGCGCGCCGACTACCTCGGTGTCCATGACCATCAACGGTCCGGCGCCCATGATTCTCGCGATGTTCATGAACACGGCCATCGACCAACAGGTCGAGAAATGGCTGGTATTGAACGGCAGGTACACCGAGGCACGCGCGGCCATCGACGGACACTTCGCCGCGCTCGGCATGACACGCCCGGTGTATGCGGGCGTCGACAACTTCACGGAGGTGCTCGACGAACTCGGCGATTCCGCGCACTTCGCGAAGGGCGCGCGTGTGCACCGCTATTTCGGACTCGGCACGCTGGGGGTTCACGGACCCTGGCTCGTGGAGCGCGGACTCGTGCCGGCCGACGTGTACGCGTCCATCGCGGCGGAAACCATGGCCAATGTGCGCGGCACGGTACAGGCCGACATCCTCAAGGAGGATCAGGCCCAGAACACCTGCATCTTCTCGACGGAGTTTGCGCTCAAGATGATGGGTGACATTCAGGATAACTTTGTCCGGAATTCCGTCCGCAACTACTACTCGGTGTCGATATCGGGATATCACATCGCCGAGGCCGGGGCGAATCCGATCACGCAGCTCGCCTTCACGCTCGCCAACGGTTTCACCTACGTCGAGTATTACCTCTCGCGGGGCATGCACATCGACGACTTCGCGCCGAACCTCTCGTTTTTCTTCTCGAACGGCATCGACGCCGAGTACTCGGTGATCGGCCGTGTGGCGCGGCGCATCTGGTCCGTCGCGATGAAGAATCTGTACGGCGCGAACGACCGCTCGCAGAAGCTGAAGTACCACATCCAGACCAGCGGCCGTTCGCTGCACGCGATGGAGATCGACTTCAACGACATCCGCACCACGCTGCAGGCCCTCTACGCGATTTACGACAACTGCAATTCGCTGCACACCAACGCCTACGACGAGGCGATTACCACGCCCACCGAGGAGAGCGTGCGCCGCGCCCTCGCCATACAGCTCATCATCAATCGCGAGCTGGGTCTGGCGAAGAACGAGAATCCCCTGCAGGGCGCCTTTATCATCGAGGAACTCACCGACCTGGTCGAGGAGGCGGTGCTGGCGGAATTCCGTCGCATCTCCGACCGCGGCGGGGTGCTGGGCGCGATGGAGACGATGTACCAGCGCGGCAAAATACAGGAGGAGTCGCTCCTCTATGAACATCTCAAACACAGCGGCGAGCTGCCGATCATCGGCGTCAACACGTTCCTCCGCCCCGAACATCTGGCCTCGCACGAATCACAGCCGACCGAATTGATCCGTTCGACCGAGGACGAGAAGGTCCGGCAGATCGAGAACGTGCGCGCCTTCCAACAACGGAACGCCTCGGCCGCGAATGCCGCGCTCGCCGCCGTGCAACAGGCGGCACAGGAGCACGCGAACGTGTTCGACCGCCTGCTCGAAGCCGTGCGCGTGGCCTCGCTCGGACAGATTTCGGCCGCCCTCTACGCCGTGGGCGGGCAATACCGCAGGAACATGTAA
- a CDS encoding 3-hydroxybutyryl-CoA dehydrogenase, producing MNQHMAIGILGGGAMGRGIAIAALLAEKRVTLFDAFIESRDAAWDGISRTLSGLVDKGKIPAEQRDRALSALRITGGFDELVSSSIVIEAVPESLELKKRLFADLSALCDERTIFASNTSSLSITVLSTGVKNPSRVAGMHFFNPAHLMKLVEVVAGRFTSDDTIDSVMQLARELGKTPVETRDTPGFIVNRVARPFYTESLRIAEERVADIDTIDRIVRGHGFRMGPFELMDFIGHDVNYEVTRSLYEAFNGEPRYRPSFLQKALVEAGLFGRKSGRGFYTYDTEQGTRK from the coding sequence ATGAATCAACACATGGCAATCGGCATACTCGGCGGTGGCGCGATGGGACGCGGTATCGCCATCGCGGCGCTGCTGGCGGAGAAACGCGTGACGTTGTTCGACGCGTTTATCGAGAGCCGCGACGCGGCGTGGGACGGCATCAGCCGCACGCTTTCGGGTCTCGTGGACAAGGGGAAGATTCCCGCGGAACAGCGCGACAGGGCTCTTTCCGCCCTGCGCATCACGGGCGGCTTCGACGAACTCGTTTCGTCGAGCATTGTCATCGAGGCGGTGCCGGAATCGCTCGAACTCAAGAAGCGGCTCTTTGCCGACCTCTCCGCGCTCTGCGACGAGCGGACCATCTTCGCTTCCAACACGTCTTCTCTTTCCATCACCGTTCTGTCGACGGGTGTGAAGAATCCATCGCGCGTGGCGGGCATGCACTTCTTCAATCCCGCCCATCTGATGAAACTTGTCGAAGTCGTGGCGGGCCGTTTTACATCCGACGACACCATCGACAGCGTAATGCAGCTCGCGCGTGAACTCGGGAAGACGCCCGTCGAAACGCGCGACACCCCCGGCTTCATCGTGAACCGCGTGGCGCGGCCCTTCTACACCGAATCGCTGCGCATCGCCGAGGAGCGTGTGGCCGACATCGACACCATCGACCGCATCGTGCGCGGACACGGATTCCGTATGGGACCCTTCGAGCTGATGGACTTCATCGGCCACGATGTGAATTACGAAGTCACGCGCTCGCTCTACGAGGCATTTAATGGCGAACCGCGGTACCGTCCCTCGTTTCTTCAGAAAGCCCTTGTCGAAGCCGGCCTCTTCGGACGCAAATCGGGCAGGGGATTTTATACATACGACACGGAGCAAGGAACTAGGAAGTAG